The stretch of DNA CTGCCCAGCACCGGCGAGGCCATGTTCGAAATGGCGGAAGGAACCATCGAATTCGGCATGGGCTTCAACGGCGAGCCCGGCATCTTGCGGATGCAGCTGCAACCGGCGGACCGCATCGCCGACCTGATGATGGAACGGCTCCTCGCCGACCTACAGCCGGCCCCCGGAGACGAAGTGGCCGTCCTGCTGAACGGATTCGGCTTCACCGGGCTGCTGGAACTGTGCATCGTCAACCGCCGGATCAAGACTATCCTCGATCAGCGGAACCTCAGGACGTATGACATGTTCATCGATACCTTGCTGGCGCCCCAGGGGACCGGCGGTTTCTCCATCACCTTGCTCAAGCTGGACGAGGAGCTAAAGCAATATTACAACTCCGCCGCCGAGTCGCCTTTCTTTCATAAACGGGAGATCCGTTCTTAAAGAAGTGCAACGATTGGGCGTTAAAGAGTCAAAAGTCGTAAGTCAAAAGTCGAAGGTTCAATCTCAAAGGTGCAATGTCAAAAGTCGGGAGAGACTGGAAAACCCCAGGTACGTTTCAAGCGTGACTTTGGACCTTTGATATTCGACCTTAAACTGAAACAATTACCCATAATCTTTGGCAATGTGAAGGCTGGTGATTCGGTTTGAGCGATACCCTCAACGTCGATGAGGTCAAGCGGATGTTCGAATATGTGGCCGGAGCGGTCGTCGACAGCGAAGCGGAACTAACGGTGATCGACAAGAAGATCGGCGACGGCGACCATGGGACCAACATGGCCCTGGGTTTCCGGGAAGTCCGGAAGGAACTGCGGGCCAAGGAGTTTGACAGTGTCAACGAGGTGTTTCATTGCGTCGGGATGACGCTGTTGGATACGATGGGCGGCGCCTCGGGGGTGCTCTTCGGGACGCTCTTCATCAGCGGCATCGTCGGCCTGACGCCTTTGAAAGCGATCGATCTCGCCGCTTTGGCGAAGATCTTCCAGAAGTCGCTGACTGCGCTGAAGAAACGCGGCAAGGCTAGGGTCGGCGACAAGACCATGGTGGACGCGGTGGAACCCGCGGTCGCGGCCCTACTGGAGGC from Hydrogenispora ethanolica encodes:
- the dhaL gene encoding dihydroxyacetone kinase subunit DhaL; protein product: MSDTLNVDEVKRMFEYVAGAVVDSEAELTVIDKKIGDGDHGTNMALGFREVRKELRAKEFDSVNEVFHCVGMTLLDTMGGASGVLFGTLFISGIVGLTPLKAIDLAALAKIFQKSLTALKKRGKARVGDKTMVDAVEPAVAALLEAAAAGQPLAQGLAAGAAGARAGMEYTKQCVARFGRAKSFGQASLGLEDAGAVSVSIIFRAMAQWVQQNHAGDIG